DNA sequence from the Thauera sedimentorum genome:
CGGCGTGCAGGCGATGGGTGAGAACCTCGCCGACCATGCGCAGCAGGGTGTCGCCAAAGCCCAGGCCGCGGGCCTCGTTGACCGTCTTGAAGCGGTCAAGGTCGATCAGCAGCACGTCGGCGTAGCGGTCCTCGCGGTGCGCGGTGGCTAGGGCGTGGTCGAGCTGGCGCAGGAACTGCGCGCGGTTGGCCAGGCCGGTGAGCGGGTCGCGCCACATCAGGCGTTCGGCGGCCTCCTGGGCGCGGCGGATCTCGGTGAGGTCGTTGAGCACCGCGACGTAGTGGCTGACCTTGCCGTGTTCGTCGCGCAGCGCGGTGACGCTGTGCCACAGCGGGCGGATCGCGCCGTCGCGGCAGCGGTACCACAGCTCGCCCACCCAGCGTCCGCTGTACTGCAGGGTCTCCCACATTTCCGTGTGGTAGGCCTCGTCATGGCGGTCGGCGGTGAGAAAGCGCGGGCTGCGGCCGGCGACCTCGGACTCGGTGTAGCCGGTGATCTGCGTGAAGCTGGCATTGACGCGCTGGATGACGGTCTGCGGGTCGGTGACCATCACCGCCTCGCCCATGGTCTCGAAGATCAGCGCGGCCAGGCGCTGGCGACCCTGCGCCAGCTTGAGGTCGGTGATGTCCAGGCAGTGGCCGACGTAGCCGCTGAACTCCCCGCGCTCGTCGTAGCGTGGCGTGCCTTCCACCGACATCCAGCGGTACTCGCCGTCGTGCCGGCGCAGGCGCCAGGCGAGCTGGAAGGGTTCCTGGCGCTCGAAGGCGGCAAAGTAGATGCGCCGGCAGGGGCCGATGTCCTGCGGATGCACGCCCTTGACCCAGCCCCAGCCGCGTTCTTCCCCGGCGCTGCGGCCGGTGAAGGCGAGCCAGGGGCGGTTGAAGAACTCCAGCTTGCGGTCCGGCCCGGAGGTCCAGATGAGGATCTGACCGTTGTCGATCACCGCGCGGTAGTGCGCCTCGCTCTGGCGCAGGTGGGTCTGCACCCGGGTTTTTTCGGCGATCTCGTCCTGCAGCCGGCGGTTGAGTTCCAGCAGTTCCAGGCTGCGCAGGGCGACGTCGTCGTAGAGATCGCTGACCACGTCCGCCAGGCCTTTCTCCGGTGCGGCGGCGGCGGGTGTGTCGGCTCGGGCAGCTCCACCGGGCGGCCGCGAGTCGCCGCGCAGCTCCTGGATCTCGCGGGCGAGGCGGGCGTCCACGCTGCCGATGTGGTGCAGCAGCCAGCGGGCCAGGAAGGCGAGCAGGTTGGCCAGTACGTCGCGCTGCGGTTGGGTGATCAGCTCGCCGACACGGTCCAGGTACTGCACGAAGCCGGCGTGCGCACGCAGATGGCGCGCGCGATTGGCCGGGTCGACCGGCCAGGCGGCCATCAGCGCCGCCTCGGTGTCGAAGTGATAGCGGGTGTAGTCGCGCAACTGGTGGTAGAGCGCCTGCACCCGCTCGGCGTCGGGCGGTGCGGCCTGCAATACCGCCAGTTCGCCGACCAGGCCGATCAGGTGGCGGTGCTGGTCGTCGATCTCCGCCAGCCCGGTGGCCAGTCCGTCGTGCCAGACCAGTTCGTGCAGCATGTTCATGCGGTGTCGTCCCCGTCCCTGCCGCCAGCGCACGGTGCGCCGAGCCGGCGCGCGGTGTCGGCCAGGGCCGGCAGCAGGGCGGTGGCCTGGGCGGGATCGAAGCCGGTCTTCTTGCGCTTCTTCACGCCGAGCAGATCCAGGCGCACGTGTTCGGCCGGCACGATGCCCTCGGTGGCCAGCGTCTCGCGCACGCAGGCGAGCACGCAGCCGTCCAGCGCCAGGATGGGACGGCCCGAATGGGCGATCTTCAGCAAGGCCGGCACCTTGCCGCCGATGCCGGCGATGCAGGACATCTCGGCCACGCCCAGCGCGTCGAGGTCGAGCGCGAGCCGGTTGGCGAGCTGGGCGGCGCTGGAGCAGCCGGAGCAGGAATAGACCAGGGGCGGTTTGGGTCTGGCGGGGCGGGAGGCAGGGGGTGTCATGGCGGCGCTCCGGTTCACGGCGGGGGCGCGATGCCGTGTTCGACCGCGTACACCGCGGCCTGCACCCGGCTGGCCAGTCCCAGTTTGCGCAAGGTGTTCTGCACGTGGATCTTCACCGTGCTCTCGGCGAGGTCCAGCTCGCGGGCAATCTCCTTGTTGCTGCCGCCACGCGCGATGAAGCCGAGGATCTCGCGCTCGCGCGGGGTGAGGCGTTCCGGGCCTTCGCCGCGCAGCGTCGGGGTGGCGGGGCGCCCGCCGGCACGTTCGGCAGACGGCTCGGCAGGCGCGCCACGCAGGCCGCCGAGCAGCTTGCCCATCATGCGCGGCGAAACCACCGACTCGCCGTGCGCCGCGGTACGGATGGCGGACACCAGGGTGTCGGTCTCGATGTTCTTCAAGAGATAGCCGCAGGCGCCGGCGCGCAGGGTCTCCAGCAGGTCCTCGGCTTCTTCCGAGACGGTGAGCATCAGCACGTGGGAGTCGGGTGTTTCGCGGCTGATCAGCTGGGCGGCCTCGCGCCCGGAGAGGCCGGGCATGTGCAGGTCGAGCAGCACCACGTCGGGCTTGAGCTGGGCGGCGCGCTTGACGCCTTCCATGCCGTCGCCGGCCTCGCCGACGATGTCGAACTCCGGGTGGCGCTGCAGCAGCGAGCGGATGCCGCTGCGGAACAGGCTGTGGTCGTCCACCAGCAGGATGCGGATGCGTTGTTCTTCGCCGGACGCTTCCATCAGGCGGTCTCCTCTTGCTTGCGGTGCAGGTCCAGGCGGATCTCGGTGCCCTTGCCGCGCGAGGAGCGCACGAAGAACTGGGCGCCGATGCCGGCTGCGCGCTCCTTCATGATCTGCAGGCCGATGTGGGCCTGGCCGTCGTCGGCCGGGTGTTCGGGGTCGAAGCCCACGCCGTCGTCGCGCACGGTCACCGACAGGCCCTCCAGCCCGCGGCGCAGCAGCACGGTGACGGTGTGCGCATTGGCGTGCTTGCGCACATTGGACAGCGCCTCCTGCACGATGTACAGCAACTGCGTCTCGCTCTGCGGGTCGAGCGGCGCGCCGTCGCCCTGGATGTCGAGGTCGGTGGCGATGCCGCTCTGTTCGGCCAGGCGGCGCAGCGCGGCGTCGATGGCGGCGTCCAGATCCTGCTGCGCGCCCACCCGGGTGCGGAAATGCACCAGCAGCTCGCGTACGTCCTCGTAGCTCTCCTGCACGCCCTGGCGGATCATCGCCAGGATGGCGCGCATCTCGGCCTCGTCGCCGCGGCCGATGGTCTCGTCGAGCATCTGCGCCTGCAGGTTGAGGAAGGCGAGCGACTGGGCGATCGAGTCGTGCAGTTCGCGGGCCAGCAGGGTGCGTTCCTCCGACACCGCCATCTCGCGCTCGCGCGCCTGCAGGCGCAGGTTGTCGATCGCGGTGCCGAGCTGCTGGCCCAGGGTGGCGAGCAGCTGGCGCTCGGACTCGTCGGCCGGCCGCGGCTGGTCGAAGTACAGGTTGAACACGCCCATCGGGCGCCGGTTGGCGCTGATGGTGGCGGCGGCCACGGTGCGGAAACCCGCGCGCCGGCAGGTGTCCAGCGGCAGCAGCGAGGGGTTGTGGTCCACGTCGGCGATGAAGGCGACGTTGTGCTCGGCGGCCGAACCGCAGACGCACTGGCCGCAGGCGAGCACCGCCTCGTCGTCGAGGAAGCGCTCGTCCAGGCCCTCGCACACGGTGATGCACAGCTTCTGCGAGTCGCGGTCGAGCAGGCGCACCGAACTCGCGCGCGCGCCCAGGGTGTGCTGCACGCGCTGCAGGAAGCCGCGGCACAGGCCGTCGATGTCGTTGGGTTCGTGCAGGAAACCGCTGGTGGCGTAGAGGATCTCCAGCTCGCGGTTCTTCTCGGTGAGCCGGCGGGTCTTGTCCTCGACGCGCTGCTCCAGCGTGGCGTGCAGGTCCTGCACGTGGTGGGCCATGGTGTTGAAGCCTTCCGAGAGTTCGCCCAGCTCGTCGCGCGCGAACACCGGCACGCGCACCGTGAAATCCTCGGCGGCCATGCGCCGCACGCCTTCGGTGAGCTCGGACACCGGGCGGATCACCAGCACGAAGAAGAAGCGGATCAGCGCCAGCGTGCCGATCACCGCGAGCGCGATCAGCACCACCTGCGAGCTGCGCAGGATGTTGGTGCTGCGCGCGTAGCTGTGCTCCATCTTCAGCACCGCGTCGTTGATGCCGCCGACGAAGGCGGTCACCGTGGCGTCGAAGCCGTTCATGTGCAGACGCAGGGTGAAGGGTTCGGGGGTGGCCGCCAGGCGTTCGAGCAGCGGGCGGATGTCCAGCGTCCACACCTGGGCCAGGTGGGCGATGTCGGCGGGGATGTCGTCGTCGCGCGGGATGAACAGCGGGCGGGTAGGGTCGCCACGGCCGAGCTGGGCCAGGGTGTCCTCGAAACCCTGGATCTCCTCATGGATGGTGGCGGAGAAGGCGCTGCGGTCCTGCAGTTCGGCATCGGCGCGCGCCAGGTGGTAGGCGATGCGCCAGGCGCGCATGCGCAGGCTGCCGGCGTCGTTGATCGCCGCGGCCGCGCCTTCGAGTTGCCAGGAAATGAACAGGGTGAGCGCGATGGCCGACAGGGCCACCATGAAAAAGCCGAGCAGGATGCCGAGGATCTTGCCCGACAGACGCTGTCCGAACCACGCGGACGGCGGCGGCACCGGCTTCATGGCCGGCTCCGCGCACGAGGCGGGAGCCGGCCGCCGGCCTGGCGGGGAAGGGGTTGCACGCGTGCGGGGCGGATCATCGGGGTGATGCGTCCTGCGGGGAGATTCGATCTTGCGGATTGTGGAAAAGCGCCGGCCGGCACGCCTTGACCGCTGTCAATCGCATCCGGCCGGTCCGGTTCAGACCGACGCCCGCACCCGGCGCTTGCTGCGCACGATCTGGTAGGCGCGGCCCATGTAGGTGAAGGGCGCGGTCCACACGTGCACCAGGCGGGAGAACGGGAACAGCAGGAACACCGTCATGCCGAGGAACATGTGCAGGCGGAACACCGGCTCCACCTTGGCCAGCAGCTCGGGCTGCGGGTCCAGGGTGATGATGCTGTTCACCCAGCCGGCCAGCGCCAGCATGACGTCCGGATTGCCGTGGCTGGCGTGGCCGATGGACACCGGCAGGGTGGACAGGCCGAGCAGCAGGGTGATCAGGATCAGCGTCAGGATGGCGTTGTCCATGTAGCGGCTGGCCGCACGGATGCGCGGGTTGAACACCCGGCGCAGCCACAGGATCACCGCGCCGATCAGGCACATGGTGCCGAACACGCTGCCGGCGACGATGGCCAGCCACTGGTGGGCCATGTCGGAGACGCCGAGCGCGAGCCAGAAGGCGTGCGGCATCACCAGGCCGGCGAAATGGCCGAGGAAGATGGAGATGATGCCGACGTGGAAGAGGTTGCTCGCCAGCACCATGTGGCGCTTGGAGAGCAGCATCGACGAGTCGGTCTTCCAGGTGTATTGCTCGTTGTCGTAGCGGATCCAGCTGCCGACGAAGAACACCGTCAGCGCGATGTAGGGATAGACCCCGAAGATCAGTTTGAGCAGGTTCATGTGGCGCTCCTTCAGGCGGCGAGGCGGGCGAGGCTGCCCTGTTGTTCGACGATGCGCAGCAGCGGCGCGTAGCGGCTGGCGGACTTTTCCAGGTTGGCGGCGAGCACGCTGAGCACCTTGGCCACGTCGGCGAGGAACACGCGCGCCTCGTCCAGCCCCAGCGTGGACACGAACTCCAGCATCAGCGGCAGGAAGTCGGGCAGTTCGCGCTCGTCGGCCTTGAGGCCGTAGCTGCGGTAGAACTCGCCCAGGTCGATCAGCGCCGGGCCGCGGGTCTTCTCCTCGCCGAACAGGTGGTGGGTGAGGTGCAGGCTGTGCTCGGCGGTGAGGTCGAAGGTCTGCACGTACTCGGCCTGGCGCTCGGCCGGCTCGGCGGCGAGCAGCTCGGTGATGAAGGCCGCCAGCGTGGCGTGGTCCTCGGCGCCGAGGACACCGGCGGCGTCCTCGATGGCGACGAACTTGGCCGGGTCAGCGGCCTCCACGCGCAGCGCGGCCAGCATGTCGTCGGCCGGGTAGTCGAGCAGGGCGGCAAGCAGTCGGAAGATTCTCATCGTCGTTTCTCCTTATTCGCGCGGGGCGAGCGGGGCGGGTTCGCGCGATTCCACAGTCTCGCGGCGGCGCTCGGGGAACAGCGAGTTGGGCGACACGCCCGGCGAGGAGTCGTTGCCGAAGGTGAAGCCGTTCTGGCCCTGGAAGCCGTAGTAGTCGTCCAGGCGGATCTCCTCGTGCGAGGTCGGGATGACGAAGCGGTCCTCGTAGTTGGCGATCGCCAGGTAGCGGTACATCTGCTTGGCGGTGTGCTCGTCGATGCCGGCGGCCTGCAGGGGGCGGGTGTCCGGCTTGCCGTCGACGTTCACCGAGCGCATGTAGGAGCGCATGGCGATCAGGCGGTTGAGCGCCGAGGTGACGTACTCGGTCTTGCCGGCGGTGAAGAGATTCGCCAGGTACTGCACCGGCAGGCGCATCGCCTCGGCCTTGGGAATCACCCCGTCGGCCTCGGTGGGCAGATTCTTCTGGTCGATCTGCGACTGCACCGGGGAGAGCGGCGGCACGTACCAGATCATCGGCAGGGTGCGGAACTCGGGGTGCAGCGGGAAGGCGATCTTCCACTCCACGGCCATCTTGTAGATCGGCGACTTCTGCGCGGCGTCGATCCACGCCTGCGGCACGCCGTCGGCCAGCGCCTGGGCGATGACCGCCGGGTCGTAGGGGTCGACGAAGAGATCCAGGTGGGCCTTGTAGAGGTCCTGCGGATCATCGGTGCTGGCGGCGTCGAGCAGCTTGTCGGCGTCGTACAGGATGATGCCGTTGTAGCGGATGCGGCCGACGCAGGACTCCGAGCACACCGTGGGCAGGCCGGATTCCACGCGCGGGTAGCAGCCGATGCACTTCTCGGCCTTGCTTGACTCCCAGTTGAAGAACACCTTTTTGTACGGGCAGCCGGAGATGCACATGCGCCAGCCGCGGCAGCGGTCCTGGTCGGCGAGCACGATGCCGTCTTCCTCGCGCTTGTACATCGCGCCCGAGGGGCAGGAGGCCACACAGGCCGGGTTGATGCAGTGGTTGCAGATGCGCGGCAGGTAGAGATGGAAGGTGTTCTGGAACTCCTTGTACATCTCCTTTTCCATGCGCGAGAAGTTGGGGTCCTGGGCGCGTGCGGCGAATTCGCCGGCGAGGTCGTCCTCCCAGTTCGGGCCCCAGGTGATCTTGTCCATCTTCTCGCCGGTGATCTGCGACACCGGGCGCGCGGTGGGCGCCGCTTCCGACAGCGGGGCGTTCTGCAGCCGCGCGTAGTCGTAGGTGAAGGGCTCGTAGTAGTCGTCGATCTGCGGCATGTTGGGGTTGGCGAAGATCTGCACCATCTTCTTGATCTTGCCGCCGGCCTTGAGCTCCAGCTTGCCGTTGACCTTCTCCCAGCCGCCTTTCCACTTCTCCTGGTTTTCCCACTGCTTCGGGTAGCCGATGCCGGGCTTGGATTCCACGTTGTTGAACCAGGCGTACTCGATGCCCTTGCGGTTGGACCACACGTTCTTGCAGGTCACCGAGCAGGTGTGGCAGCCGATGCACTTGTCCAGGTTGAACACCATCGCGAATTGCGCGCGGATTTTCATTCGTAATCTCCGTTAGCTGATGCCTCCTCCCCCCTTCAAGGGGGGAGGCCGGGAGGGGGGATGGGTTTCGGTTCAGGCGGGCGCTTCGTGTCGTCGAAGCCGCCGCTGGAAACCCATCCCCACCCAAACCCTCCCCTTGAAGGGGAGGGCTTAACCGCCCTCGCTGTCTCTCGTCCTTACTTCGCCCCGACCCCGACCGGATTGCGCTGCTCCTCGCGCTCGGGCGTCAGCGGGCGCTCCAGCCAGTCGATGTCCTGGTCGGCCACCTTGTGCAGCACCACCACCTCGTCGCGCTGGCAGCCCACCGTGCCGTAGTAGTTGAAGCTGTAGGCGAGCTGGGCGTAGCCGCCGACCATGTTGGTCGGCTTGACGATGACCCGGGTGACCGAGTTGAGGATGCCGCCGCGCTTGCCGGTGGAGGGCGAGCCGGGCACGTTCACGTTCTTCTCCTGGGCGTGGTACATCAGCGCCATGCCGCGCGGCACGCGCTGGGAGACCACCGCGCGGGCCATGGTGGCGCCGTTGGCGTTGATCGCCTCGACCCAGTCGTTGTCGTTCAGGCCGATCGACTTGGCGTCGTCCTCGGACACCCACACGTAGGGGCCGCCACGGAACAGCGACAGCATGCGCAGGTTGTCCTGGTAGGACGAGTGGATGCCCCACTTGGAGTGCGGGGTGATCCACGACAGCGTCAGGTGCGGCTTGCGGCGCACGCTGTCGGGCACCTTGTCCTGCGCCTTCAGGTCGATCGGCGGCTTGTAGGCGCACAGGCCTTCGCCGAAGTCGAGGAACCACTCGTGATCCTGGTAGAACTGCGCGCGCCCGGTCAGCGTGCGGAACGGGATGTGCTCGTGGATGTTGGTGTAGCCGGCGGTGTAGGACACGGTCTCCGACTCGATCCCGGACCAGGTCGGCGCGGTGATGATCTTGCGCGGCTGGGCCTGGATGTCGCGGAAGGTGATCTTGTCCTCGTGGCGGCCGGCGTACAGGTGGTGGTGGTCGATGCCGGTCTTCTTGGAAAGCGCCGACCACGACTTGTGCGCCACCTCGCCGTTGGTCTCGGGGGCCATGCGCATCACCGCGTCGCACACCGAGATGTCCTCTTCCAGCGAGGGCATGCCGTAGGAGACGCCGGGCAGCTCGACGGTGCGGTTGCACTTCTTGAGCTCCTCGTACTCCTGCTCGGTGTTCCAGTCGATGCCCTTGACGTTGTTGCCGATCTTGGTCAGCAGCGGGCCCAGGGCGATGAACTTGCGGTAGGTGTTGGGGAAGTCGCGTTCGACCACCTTCAGCAGCGGCAGGGTCTTGCCCGGCACCGGCTCGCATTCGCCCTTCTTCCAGTCGCGCACTTCGCCGAACGGCTGGGCGAGCTCGAAGGGGGAGTCGTGCTGCATCGGCAGGGCCACCACGTCCTTCACCACGCCCAGGTGCTTCTCCGCCAGGTCGGAGAACTTCTTCGCGATCGAGCGGAAGATCTGCCAGTCGCTCTTCGATTCCCAGCCCGGCGTCACGGCTTCGGACAGCGGGTGGATGAAGGGGTGCATGTCGGTGGTGTTGAGGTCGTTCTTCTCGTACCAGGTAGCGGTCGGAAGGATGATGTCCGAGTAGGCGCCGGTGGAGTTGAGGCGGAAGTTGATGTCCACCATCAGGTCCAGCTTGCCGGCCGGGGCCTCGTCGCGCCACTTCACCTCATGGGTGCCCTTGCCGTCGCCGCCTTCCTGCAGAACGCCGTTCTGCGCGCCCAGCAGGTGCTTCAAGAAGTACTCGTGGCCCTTGGCCGAGGTGCCGATCAGGTTGGCGCGCCACACGAACAGGTTGCGCGGCCAGTTCTCCGGCGCGTCCGGGTCGGCGAAGGCGACGTCGAGCTTGCCGGACTTGAGCTGGTCGACCATGTACTGCGCCACGCCGGCCTCGTCCCTGGCGCCGGCCTTCTCGGCGTCGGCGACGATCTGCAGCGGGTTGGCGTTGAAGTGCGGCGCCGAGGGCAGCCAGCCCAGGCGGGTGGCGACCACGTTGTAGTCGGCCAGGCGGTAGCCCTTGTACTTGGCCTTGGCCGCCGGGTGCATCAGCTGGTCGGCGTCGATGGTCTCGTAGCGCCACTGGTCGGTGTGGAAGTACCAGTAGGAGGTCGAGTTCTGATGACGCGGCGGACGCTGCCAGTCGGTGGCGAAGGCGATCGGCGCCCAGCCGGCCTGCGGGCGCAGCTTCTCCTGGCCCACGTAGTGCGCCCAGCCGCCGCCGGTCTGGCCCACGCAGCCGCACATGTGCAGCAGGTTCATGATGGACCGGTACTGCATGTCGTTGTGGTACCAGTGGTTGATCGCCGCGCCCATGATGACCATGGACTTGCCGCGGGTCTTGGCGGCGTTGTCGGCGAACTCGCGCCCGGTGCGCTCGATGTCGGCAGCCTTCACGCCGGTGACCTTGGCGGCCCAGGCCGGGGTGTAGGCCACGCTGTCGTCGTCGTAGCCGCTGGCGACGTTGGGGCCGCCCAGGCCGCGGTCGATGCCGTACTGCGCGACCTGCAGGTCGAACACCGAGCTCACCAGCACTTCCTCGCCGGAGGCGAGCGTGATGCGGCGCGCCGGCACGTTGCGGTAGAGCAGGCCGGGTTCGCCCGGCTGGAAGTGCGGGAAGCCCACCGGCACCACTTCGTCGCGGCCGGTCAGGCAGGACAGCTCCGCCTCGATCTCGTCCTGGGTGGCGCCGTTCTTCGGCAGCAGGTTCCACTTGCCTTCCTCGCCCCAGCGGAAGCCGATCGAGCCGTTGGGGGCGACGAAGGCGCGCGCCTTGGCGTCATACACCACGGTCTTCCACTCGGGGTTGTTGGCCTCGCCCAGCGCGCCGTCGAAGTCCGAGGCGCGCAGGTTGCGCCCGGAGACGTAGCCGTCCTCGTGCGGGCGCAGGATGACCTGCATCGGCAGGTCGGTGTACTTGCGCGCGTATTCCTGGAAGTAGGGCTCCTCGCGGTCGATGAAGAACTCCTTCAGCGCGACGTGGCCCATCGCGAGGAAGGCCGCCGCGTCGGTGCCCTGGCGCACCGGCATCCACAGGTCGGCGAACTTGACGTATTCCGCGTAGTCCGGCGCCATGGAGACGACCTTGGTGCCCTTGTAGCGCACCTCGGTGGCGAAGTGGGCGTCCGGGGTGCGGGTCATCGGCAGGTTGGCGCCGGTGATGATCAGGTAGGTGGAGTTGTACCAGTCGGCCGCTTCCGGCACGTCGGTCTGCTCGCCCCAGGTCTGCGGGCTGGCCGCCGGCAGGTCGCAGTACCAGTCGTAGAAGGAGCCACAGGCGCCGCCGATCAGCGACAGGTAACGGCTGCCCGCGGCGTAGGAAATCATCGACATCGCCGGGATCGGCGAAAAACCGTAGATGCGGTCCGGGCCCCACTTCTTGATGGTGTAGATGTTGGCCGCGGCGATGATCTCCAGCACCTCGTCCCAGTTGGTGCGCAGGAAGCCGCCCAGGCCGCGCACCTTCACGTACTTGTCGCGCTTGGCGTCATCCGCCTGGATCGCTTCCCAGGCCTGCACCGGGTCCTTGCCGGCGCGCTTCTCGGCGCGGTAGAGCTCGAGCAGGCGGCCGCGGATCATCGGGTGCTTGATGCGGTGCGGCGAGTACAGGTACCAGGAGAACGAGGCGCCGCGCTGGCAGCCGCGCGGTTCATGGTTGGGCAGGTCCTCGCGGGTGCGCGGGTAGTCGGTCTGCTGCATCTCGAAGGACACCAGGCCGTTCTTGACGAAGATCTTCCAGGAGCAGCCGCCGGTGCAGTTCACGCCGTGGGTGGAGCGCACCACCTTGTCGTGGCGCCAGCGGTTGCGGTAGGCGTCCTCCCAGTTGCGGTCCTCGTTGGTGACGATGCCGTGGCCGTTCGCGAAGGTGTCCTGCACCTTGTCGAAGAACCGCAGGCGATCGAGAAAGTGACTCATGGTGTGCTCCTTGTTCCAGGGATGCGGGTATTGCCGTGTCGTGGTGCGGCGCCGTGTGTTCTGTTGTCGCGCGCCGCGTTCTCTGTTCGGGGTCGGGGGGCAGGGGTCAGGGGTTGCGGATGTAGGCCTTGCGGCGCAGGTAGAACCACCAGTTGATCAGCACGCAGGCGGCGTAGAACACCGCGAAGCCGTACATCGCGTTCTCCGGCGTGCCGGCCTTGATCTGGCCGCCGATCACCACCGGGGCGATGAAGGAGCCG
Encoded proteins:
- a CDS encoding EAL domain-containing protein encodes the protein MNMLHELVWHDGLATGLAEIDDQHRHLIGLVGELAVLQAAPPDAERVQALYHQLRDYTRYHFDTEAALMAAWPVDPANRARHLRAHAGFVQYLDRVGELITQPQRDVLANLLAFLARWLLHHIGSVDARLAREIQELRGDSRPPGGAARADTPAAAAPEKGLADVVSDLYDDVALRSLELLELNRRLQDEIAEKTRVQTHLRQSEAHYRAVIDNGQILIWTSGPDRKLEFFNRPWLAFTGRSAGEERGWGWVKGVHPQDIGPCRRIYFAAFERQEPFQLAWRLRRHDGEYRWMSVEGTPRYDERGEFSGYVGHCLDITDLKLAQGRQRLAALIFETMGEAVMVTDPQTVIQRVNASFTQITGYTESEVAGRSPRFLTADRHDEAYHTEMWETLQYSGRWVGELWYRCRDGAIRPLWHSVTALRDEHGKVSHYVAVLNDLTEIRRAQEAAERLMWRDPLTGLANRAQFLRQLDHALATAHREDRYADVLLIDLDRFKTVNEARGLGFGDTLLRMVGEVLTHRLHADDVVAHLGSDEFAVMLRRPRSARDLAGQHALAVAERIRATLNAGMTVGGEALQLEISTGIALFPLSHNITAPDMLRQADVAMRQAKTQGGNRSVFFELAMGEAIRRRSQTEQALRAAIAQDQLRVYLQPQVDRSGRPVGAEALVRWAHPERGLLAPIEFVPLAEESDLVVALDRWVLAEVCRLLARSDRTPATTDAGPMTLAVNISARHFRRSDFVDGVRQCLAESGANPARLVLEVTESLVIDDIDAVIARMGELKALGVRFSLDDFGTGYSSLAYLKRLPIHEVKIDKSFIRDLTTDDNDAALVDAILAVASRIGLQVVAEGVETREQADFLNARGELIHQGYLFGRPQPAEDWLAMPDGG
- a CDS encoding putative zinc-binding protein, which translates into the protein MTPPASRPARPKPPLVYSCSGCSSAAQLANRLALDLDALGVAEMSCIAGIGGKVPALLKIAHSGRPILALDGCVLACVRETLATEGIVPAEHVRLDLLGVKKRKKTGFDPAQATALLPALADTARRLGAPCAGGRDGDDTA
- a CDS encoding response regulator — its product is MEASGEEQRIRILLVDDHSLFRSGIRSLLQRHPEFDIVGEAGDGMEGVKRAAQLKPDVVLLDLHMPGLSGREAAQLISRETPDSHVLMLTVSEEAEDLLETLRAGACGYLLKNIETDTLVSAIRTAAHGESVVSPRMMGKLLGGLRGAPAEPSAERAGGRPATPTLRGEGPERLTPREREILGFIARGGSNKEIARELDLAESTVKIHVQNTLRKLGLASRVQAAVYAVEHGIAPPP
- a CDS encoding type IV pili methyl-accepting chemotaxis transducer N-terminal domain-containing protein, giving the protein MKPVPPPSAWFGQRLSGKILGILLGFFMVALSAIALTLFISWQLEGAAAAINDAGSLRMRAWRIAYHLARADAELQDRSAFSATIHEEIQGFEDTLAQLGRGDPTRPLFIPRDDDIPADIAHLAQVWTLDIRPLLERLAATPEPFTLRLHMNGFDATVTAFVGGINDAVLKMEHSYARSTNILRSSQVVLIALAVIGTLALIRFFFVLVIRPVSELTEGVRRMAAEDFTVRVPVFARDELGELSEGFNTMAHHVQDLHATLEQRVEDKTRRLTEKNRELEILYATSGFLHEPNDIDGLCRGFLQRVQHTLGARASSVRLLDRDSQKLCITVCEGLDERFLDDEAVLACGQCVCGSAAEHNVAFIADVDHNPSLLPLDTCRRAGFRTVAAATISANRRPMGVFNLYFDQPRPADESERQLLATLGQQLGTAIDNLRLQAREREMAVSEERTLLARELHDSIAQSLAFLNLQAQMLDETIGRGDEAEMRAILAMIRQGVQESYEDVRELLVHFRTRVGAQQDLDAAIDAALRRLAEQSGIATDLDIQGDGAPLDPQSETQLLYIVQEALSNVRKHANAHTVTVLLRRGLEGLSVTVRDDGVGFDPEHPADDGQAHIGLQIMKERAAGIGAQFFVRSSRGKGTEIRLDLHRKQEETA
- the narI gene encoding respiratory nitrate reductase subunit gamma, with protein sequence MNLLKLIFGVYPYIALTVFFVGSWIRYDNEQYTWKTDSSMLLSKRHMVLASNLFHVGIISIFLGHFAGLVMPHAFWLALGVSDMAHQWLAIVAGSVFGTMCLIGAVILWLRRVFNPRIRAASRYMDNAILTLILITLLLGLSTLPVSIGHASHGNPDVMLALAGWVNSIITLDPQPELLAKVEPVFRLHMFLGMTVFLLFPFSRLVHVWTAPFTYMGRAYQIVRSKRRVRASV
- the narJ gene encoding nitrate reductase molybdenum cofactor assembly chaperone; protein product: MRIFRLLAALLDYPADDMLAALRVEAADPAKFVAIEDAAGVLGAEDHATLAAFITELLAAEPAERQAEYVQTFDLTAEHSLHLTHHLFGEEKTRGPALIDLGEFYRSYGLKADERELPDFLPLMLEFVSTLGLDEARVFLADVAKVLSVLAANLEKSASRYAPLLRIVEQQGSLARLAA
- the narH gene encoding nitrate reductase subunit beta, with amino-acid sequence MKIRAQFAMVFNLDKCIGCHTCSVTCKNVWSNRKGIEYAWFNNVESKPGIGYPKQWENQEKWKGGWEKVNGKLELKAGGKIKKMVQIFANPNMPQIDDYYEPFTYDYARLQNAPLSEAAPTARPVSQITGEKMDKITWGPNWEDDLAGEFAARAQDPNFSRMEKEMYKEFQNTFHLYLPRICNHCINPACVASCPSGAMYKREEDGIVLADQDRCRGWRMCISGCPYKKVFFNWESSKAEKCIGCYPRVESGLPTVCSESCVGRIRYNGIILYDADKLLDAASTDDPQDLYKAHLDLFVDPYDPAVIAQALADGVPQAWIDAAQKSPIYKMAVEWKIAFPLHPEFRTLPMIWYVPPLSPVQSQIDQKNLPTEADGVIPKAEAMRLPVQYLANLFTAGKTEYVTSALNRLIAMRSYMRSVNVDGKPDTRPLQAAGIDEHTAKQMYRYLAIANYEDRFVIPTSHEEIRLDDYYGFQGQNGFTFGNDSSPGVSPNSLFPERRRETVESREPAPLAPRE